The following are from one region of the Fusarium verticillioides 7600 chromosome 1, whole genome shotgun sequence genome:
- a CDS encoding thioredoxin reductase codes for MHSKVVIIGSGPAAHTAAVYLARAELKPVLYEGFMANGIAAGGQLTTTTEVENFPGFPKGIMGGELMDNMRAQSERFGTEIVTDTVTTLDLSSRPFKYSTEFSPEETHTADSVIIATGASARRLNLPGEDKYWQNGVSACAVCDGAVPIFRNKPLFVIGGGDSAAEEATFLTKYASHVTVLVRRDVLRASRTMANRLLNHPKVTVKFNSGATEIRGGEDGLMSHLVVKNNKTGEEEVHEANGLFYAIGHDPATTLVKGQVDMDEDGYIKTVPGTTHTNVEGVFAAGDVQDKRYRQAITSAGTGCMAALEAEKFLADHEDDQRADDRPNPN; via the exons ATGCATAGCAAGGTTGTCA TTATCGGTTCAGGGCCTGCTGCCCACACAGCTGCTGTCTACTTGGCACGAGCTGAATTGAAGC CCGTTCTCTATGAGGGCTTCATGGCCAATGgtattgctgctggtggccAATTGACCACTACCACCGAGGTTGAGAACTTCCCCGGTTTCCCCAAGGGTATCATGGGCGGAGAGTTGATG GACAACATGAGAGCCCAGTCCGAGCGCTTCGGCACAGAAATTGTCACCGACACCGTCACCACCCTCGATCTCTCCTCTCGACCCTTCAAGTACAGCACCGAGTTCTCCCCCGAGGAGACACACACCGCCGACTCCGTTATCATCGCCACCGGCGCCTCGGCTCGCCGTCTCAACCTCCCTGGTGAGGACAAGTACTGGCAGAATGGTGTCTCCGCCTGCGCTGTCTGTGACGGAGCCGTCCCCATCTTCCGCAACAAGCCCCTCTTCGTTATCGGCGGTGGTGATTCTGCCGCCGAGGAGGCTACTTTCCTCACCAAGTATGCAAGCCACGTTACTGTCCTCGTCCGCCGCGATGTCCTCCGTGCCAGCCGAACCATGGCCAACCGTCTCCTCAACCACCCCAAGGTCAcagtcaagttcaacagcGGCGCGACCGAAATCCgaggtggtgaggatggTCTCATGAGCCATCTcgttgtcaagaacaacaaaaccggagaggaggaggtccaCGAGGCCAATGGTCTCTTCTACGCCATCGGTCACGACCCCGCCACTACCCTTGTCAAGGGCCAGGTTGACATGGACGAGGATGGCTACATCAAGACTGTCCCTGGCACTACGCACACCAACGTCGAGGGTGTCTTTGCCGCTGGTGACGTCCAGGACAAGCGATACCGACAGGCCATTACCAGTGCCGGTACTGGATGCATGGCTGCTCTCGAGGCCGAAAAGTTCCTCGCCGACCATGAGGATGACCAGCGAGCAGACGACCGACCCAACCCCAACTAA